Part of the Mycolicibacterium mageritense genome is shown below.
GAGGACGGCGAGTTCACGCCCGAGGAGACTGCCGCGGGCATTGCCCAGATCGGCGCGTTCCTCAACCGGCTGCCCGCGGCACCCGTCGTCGTCATCAAGGAACTGACCATCGGTGTCCTCGCCGACATGTGGTTCGAAGCCGCGCGCCGCGCAGGTTACGACATCTCGGCAGTGATCGCCGTCCGGCACCCACAGGAAGTCGTGGCCTCGCTGGCAGCGGCCGTCAAGGCTTCCCCGGAACTCACCACCGCCCTGTGGCTCAAAGGCAATCTGCTGGCGGAGCGGCAGACTCGGGGGCTGCCCCGCGCCGTCGTCGAATACGCCAATCTGCTGGAAGACTGGCGACGCGAAATGGCCCGCATCTCCGCGGCGCTGTCGATCGAACTGACACCGACGGATGAAGGCGCGATCGACGAGTTCCTGGCACCGGAGCTGCACCGACAGCGCAACAACACCGCGGTCCCGGATCACTTCGGCTCCGACTGGGTTTCGAGTGTCTACCGCGTGATGCACGAGGCCGCACGCGCCGACACGGTCGACACCTCGGCCCTGGATCGCGTCTTCGACGCGTACCAGGCCAGTGAACACGACTTCCGCACGGCGTTCGAGAATTCCCGTACCTACCAGGACGGCGTCCTCAACAAGCTCATCCGGCCGTCGATCGCGAAGCCGTTCCTCGAACTTCGTGCGATAGCCCACCGGCGTAAGGGAACCTGGGTCTAGAGCGGCAGGTGGTGCGCATGAGCTGAAATCTGAAGATGTTTCACCGCAGCCTGATTCACCCTGGTCCAGGTTGTGCGCGACACCGCGCAGGATAGGGTGGCAGTATGTTGCGCCGCGATGGCCTCGAAATCGCGTTGGCCGGCGCCGAACTCGACATCAATAAGGGAAAACATGCGTGGCATCATTCTCGCCGGCGGCTCTGGCACCCGACTGCATCCGATCACGATGGGTATGAGCAAGCAGTTGCTGCCGGTGTACGACAAACCGCTCATCTACTACCCCTTGTCGACGCTGATCATGGCCGGCATCCGCGACATCCTGGTGATCACCACACCGCCCGACGCACCGGCATTCGAGCGGCTGCTCGGCGACGGCTCGGCATTCGGCGTCAACCTGCGTTACGCGGTACAGCCAGAGCCGGAAGGGCTCGCGCAGGCCTTCGTGATCGGCGCCGACCACATCGGGACCGACAGCGTCGCACTTGCGTTGGGTGACAACATCTTCTACGGCCCGGGCCTCGGCACGGGATTGCGCCGATTCGAAACAGTCAGCGGCGGGGCTATTTTCGCGTACTGGGTGGCCAACCCGTCGGCGTACGGCGTGGTGGAGTTCAGCGCCGACGGCACGGCGTTGTCGCTGGAGGAGAAACCGCAGACGCCGAAATCCCACTACGCGGTTCCCGGTTTGTACTTCTACGACAACAACGTCATCGAGATCGCCAAGTCGCTGCGGAAATCGGCTCGCGGCGAATACGAGATCACGGAGGTGAACCAGATCTACCTGAACCGCGGGCAGCTGTCGGTCGAAGTGCTCGCCCGCGGTACCGCGTGGCTCGACACCGGTACGTTCGACTCGCTGCTGGACGCGAGCGACTTCGTGCGCACCATCGAACGCCGTCAGGGGCTCAAAGTCAGCGTGCCCGAAGAGATCGCCTGGCGCGCGGGATTCATCGACGACGCCCAGCTCGCGGCCCGCGGCCGGGAGCTGCGCAAGTCGGGTTATGGCGACTACCTGCTGAGCCTGCTGGACCAGTAGCCACAGGCGCCCCGCTCGCGGCGCGGCAACCTTGGCAATGACTCGGCCCGGGCTGCGTTCGGCGGTAGTTCAGGAAAAAGCGCGTTATTGTGCCCGTTCAGCAAATTCGCATTAATTCAATTCAGCACACCCGTGAAGTTACCGAGTAACAGAATGAAACTGCGGGTAGATATAGCCGATAGTGATGTAGTCCGAGCCCAAGTTCCGCGATCGCCATTACAGTTGGAGCAGACAGAGCAAGGAGGGGATTCATGATCAAATTGTCGTTGGCAAAAATTTCTGTCGCACTCGGAGGTGCGGCCCTGTGCTTGACCGCCGGAGCCGGTCTGGCCTCGGCAGAGCCGGATATCGGTCCGATGGTGAACACGACCTGTACGTATGAGCAGGCCATGGCCGCGGTTCATGCCGAGAATCCGATGGCTGCGCAGTATCTCGACCAGTCGCCGCCCAACCTGCAATTCCTGCGCGTCTTCCTCAGTTCATCACCGGACCAACGCGTAAATCTGCTCAACCAGATCAAGAACAACCCCGGCGCCAATCAGGCGCTGCCGGTTTTCCAGCAGATGATGACGAGCTGCACCAAGTACTGAACAGCAAACTCGATCACATCACCAATATTGCGTACAGCGCACTGATCGCGCGCAGCGCCAGGTGTGAGTGAACACCGCGCGACATGCGAACGAAACGGGCTCCGGTTTTCCGGAGCCCGTTCTGTTTCGCTCGGCGAATGCCGGCGGGTCAGCCGGCCGGCGGCCGCGGTATCGGTGCCGTGGCCGCGTCGTCGGGGCCGCGTTGTACGTCGCCGTCCAGCAGCGCCCGCACGAGCGGGCGCGGGCCGTAGGGCCTGAGCAGGACACTCGCGGGGCGGGGCCGCACCCGCTGCGGCCACCAGAACCAGCGGCCGAGGAGTGCCGCGATCGCCGGTGTCAGGAACGCCCGCACGATCAAGGTGTCGAACATCAGACCCAGGCCGATGGTGGTGCCGATCTGGCCGATGATGCGCAGGTCGCTGACCACCATCGAGGCCATCGTCGCCGCGAACACCAGCCCCGCCGTCGTGACGACCTTGCCGGTGCCGCCCATGGCCCGGATGATGCCCGTGTTGATGCCTGCGCCTATCTCCTCTTTCATGCGCGATACGAGCAGCAGGTTGTAGTCGGATCCCACGGCCAGCAGGATGATCACCGACATCGCCAGCACCATCCAGTGCAACTGAATCCCCAGTACGTATTGCCAGAGCAATACCGACATCCCAAACGACGCCCCCAGTGACAGGGCGACCGTGCCCACGATCACCAGCGCCGCGATGAAGCTCCGCGTGATGATGAGCATGATGATGAAGATCAGGCACAGCGCCGCGATGCCCGCGATCAACAGGTCGTAGGTCGACCCGTCCTTCCAGTCCTTGGCC
Proteins encoded:
- a CDS encoding sulfotransferase family protein translates to MSTPTPHDQTSKRPTILFVLGMGRSGTSALTRVLSLCGAALPTGMMGADNGNPRGYWEPRAALFINRAILDRHDSAWWDPSLRLLEDGEFTPEETAAGIAQIGAFLNRLPAAPVVVIKELTIGVLADMWFEAARRAGYDISAVIAVRHPQEVVASLAAAVKASPELTTALWLKGNLLAERQTRGLPRAVVEYANLLEDWRREMARISAALSIELTPTDEGAIDEFLAPELHRQRNNTAVPDHFGSDWVSSVYRVMHEAARADTVDTSALDRVFDAYQASEHDFRTAFENSRTYQDGVLNKLIRPSIAKPFLELRAIAHRRKGTWV
- the rfbA gene encoding glucose-1-phosphate thymidylyltransferase RfbA codes for the protein MRGIILAGGSGTRLHPITMGMSKQLLPVYDKPLIYYPLSTLIMAGIRDILVITTPPDAPAFERLLGDGSAFGVNLRYAVQPEPEGLAQAFVIGADHIGTDSVALALGDNIFYGPGLGTGLRRFETVSGGAIFAYWVANPSAYGVVEFSADGTALSLEEKPQTPKSHYAVPGLYFYDNNVIEIAKSLRKSARGEYEITEVNQIYLNRGQLSVEVLARGTAWLDTGTFDSLLDASDFVRTIERRQGLKVSVPEEIAWRAGFIDDAQLAARGRELRKSGYGDYLLSLLDQ
- a CDS encoding hemophore-related protein; this encodes MIKLSLAKISVALGGAALCLTAGAGLASAEPDIGPMVNTTCTYEQAMAAVHAENPMAAQYLDQSPPNLQFLRVFLSSSPDQRVNLLNQIKNNPGANQALPVFQQMMTSCTKY